A region of Paenibacillus sp. 37 DNA encodes the following proteins:
- a CDS encoding DUF4132 domain-containing protein, protein MLTTDRAVETLVEKFAVTCSNEYSLKTDRSSEIIDYVLGTSDKFPDMLGNSSHYVYQTIDLLMKLAKKEDGDIFYRAGAIVIYLESTYSKRNTWRTDAFTICMGNDSEAYGLSGKSKSSDRMGGLLARLEKIKQFAGENEILAELKSKLKRAQWLFDSKKADSQGNYRDVINALMLLQLYSKLSNTPSHAEVESSAQSLPALFQHVMANDPDKLREELHTLIEPVVVSNIQGKHNGSSQELKDEFLKQKRNQLIAELYPNTSFSPKEQCSHAVFHQTMVLVSSALLYLINISGGKQRFLDANSEIGHVLLHTLHQLHEIYPLEVRSYLLSMDPRAKSPNDLLAGLVPLDEPYQLVEMLRDELNSYTVSWNMLQSAIANRPEQAIRAYEMIKPPFLKLCIQKFMEDQGLALPNAEESVEQAVFNALRHPLDGGRQGIAIARYLSGENTLEEYWEDPNSRGLFNQLNRDKKRVHNLISISFLPLDSEAMRRFAILTTHPDWTLDIVSDMYNSYAFSGEQLLQRYGQDPEVKREKLLTSLISLNGMTDYRYKSMPHDEYRRIIQQNLDYALTQYKKLPTDTRILILEITFEQRDELSKKILAEAIRAGLQDSSKKASGVALAEFNRIPDQDLYTLVYLSEKKAGIKEMALTAIRSLENSKELYGELLKKEKAADWKNLIQILLNTADLSPEYAHAALADQADNKKLSRLSWLSLKDLPSLMRTEDNQPLDDRIKLYVMVQSLDHTSGPNERLNELRDYVSEASLVRFASELLQVWIQEGAPAKEKWVMYVSALFGDIQIVNILTPQIKEWTENSRGAIAADAVKVLAYLKDPSALMAIDKIKRGVKNRQVKGAAEEALQLAADNMGLTSEQLEDRLVTTLGFDEKGTMQLSYGERSFLVKVNGDLQVVVLNEETGKSVKSLPAPAQKDDADLAAQSKARFTQLKKDLKSMVNIQAQRLEESLSKQRLWSADEWKALFVQNVIMQKFAVGLIWGTYEDGALISTFRYMEDGTFNSVDEDEVDLPSGAQVGLIHPLELDQVTLEGWTTQLEDYEIKQPFEQLNREIHQPEDEDKTKNEYDHLPESDFSPTAFPKALEKYGWIKGPAQDGGWYHEFYKEYGDLVAELQFSGTSITYYEGLDDITLESLHFFKPNNKQYYYYGDNKPIALGNVPGRVFSETIYDILRATGR, encoded by the coding sequence ATGCTTACCACAGACCGTGCAGTAGAAACATTGGTGGAGAAATTCGCAGTAACTTGTTCAAACGAGTATTCATTAAAAACAGATCGAAGCTCCGAAATTATTGATTATGTCTTGGGAACATCAGACAAGTTCCCGGATATGTTGGGAAATTCGAGTCATTATGTGTATCAGACGATTGATCTGCTCATGAAGCTCGCCAAAAAAGAGGACGGCGACATCTTTTACCGTGCCGGGGCTATTGTGATATATCTGGAATCGACTTATTCCAAACGAAATACATGGAGAACGGATGCCTTTACCATCTGTATGGGAAATGATTCAGAAGCCTACGGCTTAAGCGGGAAGAGCAAAAGTTCTGATCGCATGGGCGGGTTGTTGGCCCGGTTGGAGAAGATCAAACAGTTTGCGGGCGAGAACGAAATTCTGGCTGAATTGAAGAGTAAATTAAAACGTGCCCAGTGGCTTTTTGATTCCAAAAAAGCGGACAGTCAGGGGAATTATCGGGATGTCATTAATGCATTAATGCTCCTGCAGCTATATTCGAAGCTAAGTAATACCCCTTCTCATGCAGAGGTTGAATCTTCTGCTCAATCGTTGCCAGCGTTGTTTCAACATGTGATGGCTAATGATCCAGATAAGTTGCGGGAAGAGCTACATACGTTGATTGAACCTGTAGTGGTCAGTAATATTCAAGGGAAGCATAACGGATCTTCCCAAGAATTGAAGGATGAATTCCTCAAGCAAAAGCGTAATCAGCTCATAGCGGAGCTATATCCCAATACGTCTTTCTCTCCAAAAGAGCAATGTTCACACGCTGTATTCCATCAAACGATGGTACTGGTGAGCAGTGCCTTGTTGTACCTGATTAACATTAGTGGAGGTAAACAACGTTTTCTTGATGCAAATAGTGAGATTGGGCATGTTTTGCTTCACACCCTGCATCAGTTACATGAGATTTATCCACTTGAAGTTCGCAGTTACCTGCTAAGTATGGACCCGAGAGCAAAGAGTCCAAATGATCTGCTTGCTGGACTTGTGCCTCTGGATGAGCCTTATCAGTTAGTTGAAATGTTGCGGGACGAGCTTAATTCGTACACGGTATCCTGGAACATGCTACAATCCGCGATCGCAAATCGTCCTGAACAAGCGATTCGAGCATACGAGATGATCAAACCGCCATTCCTCAAACTTTGCATTCAGAAATTCATGGAGGATCAAGGATTGGCATTGCCTAATGCGGAGGAGTCAGTGGAGCAAGCGGTATTCAACGCTCTGCGGCATCCTTTGGACGGGGGACGTCAAGGAATTGCGATTGCAAGATATTTAAGTGGGGAAAACACCCTTGAAGAATATTGGGAGGACCCGAATAGTCGCGGGTTGTTTAATCAACTGAATCGGGATAAGAAGCGTGTTCACAACCTCATTAGTATTAGTTTTCTGCCCTTGGACTCAGAGGCGATGCGCAGGTTCGCAATCCTGACCACTCATCCTGATTGGACGCTGGATATCGTCTCAGACATGTACAATTCATACGCGTTTAGTGGAGAGCAGCTTCTTCAACGTTATGGGCAAGATCCTGAAGTGAAACGTGAGAAATTGCTAACCAGCCTGATCTCACTTAATGGTATGACCGACTATAGATACAAATCCATGCCACATGACGAATACCGCCGAATCATTCAGCAGAATCTGGACTATGCACTGACACAGTACAAGAAACTGCCAACGGATACGCGCATTCTAATTCTGGAGATTACCTTTGAACAGCGTGATGAGTTATCGAAGAAAATATTGGCCGAAGCGATTCGTGCTGGACTACAGGATTCGTCCAAGAAGGCGAGCGGCGTGGCTTTAGCCGAATTCAACCGGATTCCTGATCAGGACTTGTATACGCTCGTATACCTCTCGGAGAAAAAAGCGGGAATCAAAGAGATGGCTCTGACCGCAATCCGCAGTCTGGAAAATAGCAAGGAGCTGTACGGTGAGCTTTTGAAGAAAGAGAAGGCAGCGGACTGGAAGAACTTGATTCAAATTCTGCTCAATACCGCAGATCTGAGCCCGGAGTATGCTCATGCTGCGCTTGCTGATCAGGCAGATAACAAAAAGCTGTCCAGACTAAGTTGGTTGTCCCTGAAAGATCTCCCTTCCCTGATGCGAACAGAGGACAATCAGCCGTTAGATGACCGAATTAAGCTATATGTTATGGTGCAATCGCTGGATCACACGTCAGGACCCAATGAAAGATTAAATGAATTACGGGACTACGTAAGTGAGGCATCACTCGTTCGTTTTGCAAGTGAATTGCTTCAGGTCTGGATTCAGGAAGGTGCCCCCGCGAAAGAAAAGTGGGTGATGTATGTTTCAGCACTTTTTGGCGATATTCAGATTGTAAATATTCTGACTCCGCAAATTAAGGAATGGACAGAAAACAGTCGTGGGGCGATTGCAGCAGATGCTGTGAAAGTGCTTGCTTATCTGAAAGATCCATCCGCTCTTATGGCGATTGACAAAATCAAACGTGGCGTGAAGAACCGTCAGGTGAAAGGTGCAGCAGAAGAAGCATTGCAGCTTGCAGCCGATAATATGGGACTTACCTCGGAACAACTGGAAGATCGACTTGTCACTACACTGGGTTTTGATGAAAAAGGAACCATGCAGCTGAGTTACGGAGAGCGCTCCTTCCTGGTTAAGGTCAATGGAGACTTGCAAGTGGTTGTTCTCAATGAAGAAACGGGCAAATCCGTGAAGAGTCTGCCTGCTCCTGCACAGAAAGATGATGCTGATCTGGCAGCACAGTCCAAGGCACGTTTCACACAGCTGAAAAAAGATCTCAAATCCATGGTTAACATTCAGGCGCAGCGTCTGGAAGAATCATTATCCAAACAACGTCTGTGGTCTGCCGATGAGTGGAAAGCCTTGTTTGTACAAAATGTCATTATGCAAAAATTTGCTGTTGGTCTGATCTGGGGAACGTATGAGGATGGCGCACTGATCAGCACCTTCCGTTATATGGAGGACGGCACATTCAATTCCGTGGATGAAGACGAGGTTGATCTGCCTTCGGGTGCGCAGGTGGGACTTATACATCCGTTGGAACTGGATCAGGTAACGCTTGAAGGTTGGACAACGCAGTTGGAGGATTATGAGATCAAGCAGCCATTTGAGCAACTGAATCGTGAGATTCACCAGCCGGAAGATGAGGATAAAACGAAGAATGAATACGATCATCTGCCTGAGTCTGATTTCTCACCAACGGCTTTCCCCAAAGCACTGGAGAAATATGGCTGGATCAAAGGGCCGGCACAGGACGGCGGCTGGTATCATGAATTTTAT
- a CDS encoding VWA domain-containing protein — MEANMNEANRSTDETREINESSNPDGSNRGDQHSAETLNRWRLILGESAEEGLCNTDQYTSAEFQYTEIDEILGYLYNREYGEEQGYRKEGGRGASNLTVPKWLHKVRDLFPKPTVEILEKQALDRYGLTELLTDKKLLESLEPNMNLLKNIMQFKGRMKGEVLKSAKDIVRTVVEELRSKLESQTRASIMGKRSRYTSSSVRSLRNLNFKRTITKNLKNYDKNKRRFVIDRLYFDGNIQPHNKWNIIIGVDESGSMLDSVIYSSVMASIFYRLNALRTKLFIFDTQVVDLSDRLEDPVDVLMNVQLGGGTHITKALRYGETLIDNPGKTIFILVSDLEEGYPIAQMYKACKDIIDAGCKLLVLTALDFNGDSVYNQHAAQTLTNMGAHVAAITPNELADWIGEIIT; from the coding sequence ATGGAAGCTAATATGAATGAAGCGAATCGGAGCACGGACGAAACCAGAGAAATCAATGAAAGTTCCAATCCGGATGGAAGCAACCGAGGGGATCAACATTCTGCTGAAACCTTAAATCGATGGCGTCTGATTCTCGGTGAATCCGCTGAAGAAGGGTTGTGTAATACAGACCAATATACTTCGGCTGAATTTCAATATACGGAAATCGATGAGATTCTGGGGTATCTCTATAACCGTGAATACGGTGAAGAACAAGGTTATCGAAAAGAGGGAGGACGCGGTGCGTCTAACCTGACTGTACCGAAATGGCTGCACAAGGTCAGGGATCTATTCCCCAAACCAACGGTCGAAATATTGGAGAAACAGGCGCTTGATCGTTATGGGCTGACAGAATTGTTAACGGACAAAAAGTTGCTTGAATCCCTTGAACCCAACATGAATCTGCTCAAGAACATTATGCAGTTCAAAGGACGGATGAAAGGTGAGGTGTTAAAGAGCGCCAAGGATATCGTTCGAACCGTGGTTGAAGAACTCCGCAGCAAGCTGGAATCTCAGACTCGAGCCAGTATCATGGGCAAGCGCAGTCGTTATACCTCCAGTTCGGTACGTTCCTTGCGCAATCTGAATTTCAAACGAACCATCACCAAAAATTTGAAAAATTATGATAAAAATAAGCGCAGATTTGTGATTGATCGTCTCTATTTCGACGGGAATATACAGCCGCATAACAAGTGGAACATTATTATTGGTGTGGACGAAAGCGGCAGTATGCTCGATTCAGTCATCTACAGTTCGGTGATGGCCAGCATCTTTTATCGCTTGAATGCGCTGCGCACGAAATTATTCATTTTTGATACACAGGTGGTTGACCTGAGCGACAGGCTGGAGGACCCGGTAGACGTGCTCATGAATGTACAGCTCGGCGGGGGGACACATATTACCAAAGCGTTGCGTTACGGAGAGACGTTAATCGATAATCCAGGCAAAACGATCTTTATTCTTGTCAGCGATCTGGAGGAAGGCTATCCAATCGCGCAGATGTACAAAGCGTGTAAAGATATCATCGATGCAGGATGCAAATTGCTGGTTCTCACCGCACTCGATTTTAACGGGGATTCAGTCTATAACCAACATGCAGCACAGACGTTGACCAATATGGGCGCACATGTAGCCGCAATTACCCCAAACGAGCTTGCGGATTGGATTGGCGAGATCATCACTTAA
- a CDS encoding DUF5682 family protein, with protein MDRLTAVLDPDVDQLQSLFKSHVYNLSNHTVYYPIRHHSPACSYHLLRLIEEYKPDIILIEGPESGNPLISVLSDEATLPPVSLYYTYESELQREACYYPMLRYSPEYVALKEAKRLDIPAKFIDLDYQHFSTRASKSGQTEQKEISIQDETLLAGSDFINRLCQKTNCRSFDELWEKVFEIGGLEKSTEAFVQDVFTYCTLSRMCYATERLQSSGDLIREAHMKQRINQAVQEHDRVLVITGGFHTYGLLMSEEHETELEKPEMDKQHADQRSDGQGKPGTSQQSAVHQQMYPMVYTFAEVDRLNGYASGMPYVNYYDQIWNQLLRKKSTPYNLTALDLLSRLMRKLRDGHEHVSTSDAIEAYSMIQGLAGLRGKREGGVYELMDAALSSFVKGELTLATDKPLQELQQLLTGDVIGSVAPNSFSIPIVEDFKVRCTGHKLQIRTTGQHKKVLDLYAKPEHRQISQLIQCITYLVPEFAKRQSGPDWIAERDMNLVRETWVYMYSSRIEARLIENSLYGGTLAGAATRKMEEQMQDIPDHHSGELARLMLQALLMGLQDTAMKLYEQVRSALRTDGNFLSLCNSLHVLNRIHQHRRLLGLSDEQQLPELVSEAYRNAVDKLLQLSRANPDEHEAIIQGLKLLAMLAESSEAHFQDETFRIHLNELLSDHQLPAQLEGVCVAISSGLGDRTRDEIVDRARGYIHGTPDQTRQTALFLQGVFTVARDAFLYEDQLLSELNYLIEQLSYDDFISMVPELRLAFTYFTPMETGLIAERVASLHQVEPEEMLRAAVDEQMLIQSKTWDEALRKEFTAWKLI; from the coding sequence ATGGATCGGTTAACAGCAGTTCTGGACCCTGATGTTGATCAGTTACAATCCTTGTTCAAGTCCCATGTCTATAACCTGAGTAATCATACGGTCTATTACCCAATACGACACCATAGCCCTGCATGTTCATATCACTTATTACGATTAATCGAAGAGTACAAGCCGGATATCATTCTAATCGAAGGACCAGAGAGCGGTAATCCATTAATTTCGGTTCTGAGTGATGAGGCAACCTTGCCTCCTGTCAGTCTGTACTACACCTATGAGAGTGAGTTGCAGAGAGAAGCCTGTTATTATCCGATGCTTCGTTATTCGCCTGAATATGTAGCTTTGAAAGAAGCAAAACGGCTGGACATTCCGGCGAAGTTTATTGATCTGGACTATCAACACTTCTCCACTCGTGCATCCAAATCCGGGCAGACAGAACAAAAGGAGATCTCCATCCAGGACGAAACCTTGCTTGCGGGGTCTGATTTCATTAACCGGTTGTGTCAAAAAACAAACTGTCGCAGTTTTGATGAATTGTGGGAAAAGGTGTTTGAGATTGGTGGCCTGGAGAAGTCTACTGAGGCATTCGTGCAGGATGTATTCACATATTGTACTTTATCCCGAATGTGTTATGCCACGGAACGATTACAGTCTTCAGGTGATCTGATAAGAGAAGCACATATGAAACAACGTATTAATCAAGCGGTGCAAGAGCATGATCGTGTGCTTGTCATTACCGGTGGATTTCATACGTATGGACTGTTGATGTCAGAGGAACATGAAACAGAATTGGAAAAGCCAGAGATGGATAAACAGCATGCAGACCAACGTTCGGATGGGCAAGGTAAACCAGGTACGTCTCAACAAAGTGCGGTTCACCAACAGATGTATCCGATGGTCTATACTTTTGCTGAAGTGGATCGGCTTAATGGATATGCAAGCGGCATGCCATATGTGAATTATTACGATCAGATCTGGAACCAGCTGCTTCGCAAGAAGAGTACACCGTACAATCTAACGGCTCTGGACTTGTTATCTCGGCTGATGCGCAAATTACGGGACGGTCACGAACATGTATCAACCAGTGATGCAATTGAGGCATACAGCATGATTCAGGGTCTTGCCGGGCTTCGAGGAAAAAGGGAAGGCGGCGTCTATGAGTTGATGGATGCAGCACTCTCTTCCTTTGTGAAGGGGGAACTTACCCTAGCGACCGATAAACCGCTGCAAGAGCTTCAGCAGTTATTGACAGGAGACGTCATTGGAAGCGTAGCTCCCAATTCATTCAGTATTCCCATCGTGGAGGACTTCAAAGTCCGTTGTACAGGACACAAACTGCAGATCCGCACAACAGGACAACACAAGAAAGTGCTGGATCTATATGCGAAACCGGAGCACCGTCAGATAAGCCAATTGATTCAATGCATTACCTATCTGGTTCCGGAATTTGCGAAACGGCAATCGGGGCCGGACTGGATCGCAGAACGGGACATGAATCTCGTGCGCGAAACCTGGGTTTATATGTACTCATCCCGTATTGAAGCCAGATTGATAGAAAACTCTCTTTATGGCGGAACACTTGCTGGAGCAGCCACACGCAAAATGGAAGAACAGATGCAAGACATACCGGATCATCATAGCGGTGAACTTGCCCGACTCATGCTTCAAGCGTTGCTCATGGGACTTCAGGACACAGCGATGAAGCTTTATGAACAGGTGCGCTCGGCGCTGAGAACCGATGGGAACTTCCTTTCCTTATGTAACAGTCTGCATGTCTTGAACCGAATTCATCAGCACCGCAGGCTACTGGGATTATCTGACGAGCAACAACTCCCTGAGCTGGTATCTGAGGCTTACAGGAATGCCGTAGACAAGCTGTTACAGCTCTCCAGAGCCAACCCGGATGAGCATGAAGCCATTATTCAGGGATTGAAGTTACTAGCCATGCTCGCGGAGTCATCAGAGGCGCATTTTCAGGATGAGACATTCCGAATACATCTAAATGAGCTTCTGTCGGATCACCAGCTTCCGGCTCAGCTGGAGGGTGTGTGTGTGGCTATTTCCTCAGGGCTCGGCGACAGGACCAGAGATGAGATTGTTGATCGTGCTCGCGGTTATATCCATGGTACACCGGATCAGACCCGTCAAACGGCACTTTTTTTACAGGGAGTATTCACTGTAGCACGTGATGCTTTTTTATATGAGGATCAGCTCTTGTCTGAGTTGAATTATCTGATTGAACAGCTCTCATACGACGACTTCATCAGTATGGTACCGGAATTGCGGTTGGCATTCACCTACTTTACACCAATGGAGACAGGCTTGATTGCTGAACGGGTGGCGAGTCTGCATCAGGTTGAGCCAGAGGAAATGTTGAGGGCAGCAGTCGATGAACAGATGCTGATTCAGTCCAAGACGTGGGATGAAGCGCTTCGAAAGGAGTTTACCGCATGGAAGCTAATATGA
- a CDS encoding ATP-binding protein translates to MEMLKPPAETLYEVELRALREEDQGKRPPNWLLSPAYVRDFIIGRDKPALLNGEEIPITRKFYGNDVLIERAVVTLAGNRGLMLVGEPGTAKTMLSELLTAAISGTSLNTIQGTAGTTEDMIKYSWNYAMLLDKGPSEAALVPSPLYNGMKKGILTRFEEITRCPAEAQDSLISILSDKVMSIPELDGGVLFAQPGFNVIATANIRDKGVNEMSGALKRRFNFETIKPIHNVKMEAKIIESQARSLLLHSGIDIEINPDVVELLATTFMELRTGMTREGYKLDTPQASMSTAEAVSVYVQSAMTSYYYEDKAIALDRLVQNMLGTIAKENDKDLSILKTYFSKVVKERSREERMWKDYYEERKWIG, encoded by the coding sequence ATGGAGATGCTTAAGCCACCCGCCGAGACATTATACGAGGTTGAATTACGCGCGCTGCGAGAGGAAGATCAGGGGAAACGCCCCCCGAACTGGCTGTTATCTCCCGCCTATGTGCGCGATTTTATTATAGGCAGGGATAAGCCTGCATTATTGAATGGAGAAGAGATCCCGATTACCCGCAAATTCTATGGCAATGACGTGTTAATTGAACGTGCAGTGGTTACTCTGGCAGGCAATCGAGGATTAATGCTCGTGGGAGAACCCGGGACAGCCAAGACCATGCTTAGCGAACTGCTGACCGCAGCAATCTCCGGAACCAGCCTGAATACGATTCAGGGTACGGCAGGCACGACGGAAGATATGATCAAGTATTCCTGGAATTACGCCATGTTGCTTGATAAAGGCCCTTCGGAAGCGGCACTTGTGCCATCACCGTTATATAACGGAATGAAGAAAGGCATTCTTACCCGTTTTGAAGAGATTACACGTTGTCCCGCCGAAGCGCAGGATAGTCTGATTAGTATTCTCAGTGACAAGGTCATGAGCATTCCTGAACTGGATGGCGGTGTACTGTTTGCCCAGCCGGGATTTAACGTTATTGCTACAGCCAATATTCGGGATAAAGGTGTAAACGAGATGAGTGGTGCCTTGAAACGGCGGTTCAATTTCGAAACGATCAAGCCCATTCATAACGTGAAAATGGAAGCCAAAATTATTGAATCCCAGGCACGAAGCCTGTTATTACATAGTGGAATTGATATTGAAATTAACCCGGATGTGGTTGAATTGCTGGCTACAACATTTATGGAACTGCGCACCGGTATGACACGGGAAGGTTATAAGCTTGATACACCTCAAGCCTCCATGAGTACGGCGGAAGCGGTGTCTGTCTATGTCCAGAGTGCGATGACTTCCTATTACTACGAAGATAAGGCTATTGCGCTGGATCGGTTAGTGCAGAACATGCTCGGGACCATTGCGAAGGAAAACGACAAGGATCTGTCCATTCTCAAAACCTACTTCTCCAAGGTTGTTAAAGAGCGTTCCAGGGAAGAGAGAATGTGGAAGGACTATTATGAGGAGAGAAAATGGATCGGTTAA
- a CDS encoding aldo/keto reductase family oxidoreductase — translation MLGKNENEVNADMSYTQLPLHQHRIPASRMVLGCMRFGGEWDGLPITSDLVVEGHRAVEAAIEIGINHFDLADIYTRGKAEHVLGRILSETPGLREQIIIQSKCGIRLVGDDEGPQRYDTSGAHILASVDGILERLGIDYLDILLLHRPDPLAHPQEIGDSLAELHHSGKVRHFGVSNMGSEQIRLLQLHSKVPLIVNQLEMSLDKIGFVEAGVTVNRPQARDNVFPYGTMEYCQAEHIQLQAWGPLAQGRFTGRVVEGQRAEIEHTAQLVDRMAKERGVTPESIVLAWLMKHPAGIQPVIGSIRPERILACRDATNIELTRYEWYELYSASCGRRM, via the coding sequence ATGCTTGGTAAAAATGAAAACGAGGTGAACGCTGACATGTCTTACACACAACTTCCTTTGCATCAACACCGGATTCCGGCAAGTCGAATGGTTCTTGGCTGTATGCGTTTTGGGGGCGAATGGGACGGGCTCCCCATTACTTCAGATCTTGTCGTGGAGGGTCATCGAGCGGTCGAAGCGGCTATCGAAATAGGCATAAACCATTTTGACTTGGCGGATATATACACACGCGGTAAGGCAGAGCATGTATTGGGGCGAATTTTATCCGAAACTCCTGGTTTGCGTGAACAGATCATTATACAGTCGAAGTGTGGCATACGTCTTGTGGGTGATGATGAAGGACCGCAGCGTTATGACACTTCAGGTGCACATATCCTGGCGAGTGTGGACGGTATCCTGGAACGGCTCGGGATCGATTATCTGGATATTTTGCTGTTACACCGTCCTGATCCGCTCGCCCATCCGCAAGAAATTGGAGACTCACTGGCTGAGCTGCATCATTCCGGTAAAGTGCGCCATTTTGGTGTGTCCAATATGGGTTCTGAACAGATTCGCCTTCTTCAGCTTCATAGTAAAGTACCCCTGATTGTGAACCAGTTGGAGATGAGTCTGGATAAAATCGGATTCGTAGAAGCCGGTGTGACAGTTAATCGGCCCCAAGCCAGAGACAACGTGTTTCCCTATGGCACGATGGAATATTGTCAGGCAGAGCATATTCAACTGCAAGCTTGGGGTCCCCTTGCTCAGGGGCGATTTACTGGCAGGGTAGTTGAGGGACAGCGCGCGGAGATTGAGCATACGGCTCAACTGGTTGATCGAATGGCCAAGGAGCGTGGGGTGACACCGGAGTCTATTGTACTGGCTTGGTTAATGAAGCATCCAGCAGGGATACAACCTGTCATTGGTTCGATTCGACCAGAACGTATTCTGGCCTGTCGTGATGCAACGAATATTGAGCTTACCCGATATGAGTGGTACGAGCTGTATTCCGCTTCATGCGGGCGTAGAATGTAA
- a CDS encoding cytochrome P450 family protein gives MHLNPNEPNESSKSGIFTKEFTHNPYPVYEKLRKDEPVFRVMFPQGEFGWMITRYEDAVQILKDPRFSKDMVRRYGADNQSIFSNNMLFSDPPDHKRLRGLVQKAFTPKLIANMRSHIQHIADDLLDNLPSQDKMNLIDDFAFPLPIIVISEILGVPAQDRDQFRIWSNTVIDASTAESAELFEQHSKEFTDYLTAWFAKVRQDPGTDLISQLVIAEESGQQLTEQELLGVVSLLIIAGHETTVNLIGNGILALLEHPEQRELLIKQPELIHNAIEEMLRYNGPVEFSTSRWALEDIEFRGQHIAQGELVIVALDSANRDEQQFKDADIFDITREKSSHLAFGKGIHLCLGAPLARLEGEIAVSTLLNRFPNIQLQADVNELEWRPGMIVRGVKEIPVQLK, from the coding sequence ATGCATTTGAACCCGAATGAACCCAACGAATCCTCAAAGTCAGGAATTTTCACGAAAGAATTCACGCATAACCCTTACCCGGTGTATGAAAAGTTAAGAAAAGATGAGCCCGTTTTCCGAGTCATGTTTCCTCAAGGAGAATTCGGCTGGATGATTACCCGATACGAGGATGCAGTCCAGATTCTGAAAGATCCTCGCTTCAGCAAAGACATGGTCCGACGTTACGGCGCTGACAATCAAAGCATTTTCTCGAATAATATGTTGTTCTCCGATCCGCCAGATCATAAACGTCTTCGCGGACTGGTGCAGAAAGCGTTCACGCCCAAACTGATTGCAAACATGCGAAGCCATATTCAGCACATTGCTGATGATCTGCTGGACAACCTCCCGTCACAGGATAAAATGAATCTGATCGATGACTTTGCCTTCCCGCTGCCCATCATTGTTATTAGTGAAATTCTGGGGGTCCCTGCCCAGGATCGTGATCAATTCCGCATATGGTCCAATACGGTAATTGATGCTTCCACAGCCGAGAGCGCTGAGCTGTTTGAGCAGCATTCCAAGGAGTTTACGGATTACCTTACGGCTTGGTTCGCCAAAGTACGTCAAGACCCGGGCACAGATCTGATCAGCCAGCTCGTCATTGCAGAAGAATCCGGGCAGCAGTTAACTGAACAAGAACTGCTTGGCGTTGTCTCTTTATTAATCATTGCTGGTCATGAAACAACCGTTAATCTCATCGGCAATGGGATTCTCGCCCTGCTGGAGCACCCTGAGCAACGCGAACTGCTGATCAAGCAACCCGAGCTTATTCACAATGCTATTGAAGAGATGCTGCGTTATAACGGACCGGTGGAGTTCAGCACATCCCGGTGGGCTCTTGAAGATATTGAATTCCGTGGACAGCATATTGCTCAAGGTGAACTTGTCATCGTTGCGCTTGATTCCGCCAACCGGGATGAACAGCAGTTTAAGGATGCTGATATTTTCGATATCACACGCGAGAAGAGTTCGCATCTGGCTTTTGGCAAAGGCATTCATCTCTGCCTGGGAGCGCCGCTTGCTCGTCTGGAAGGTGAGATTGCAGTCAGCACACTTCTGAATCGTTTTCCAAATATACAGCTTCAGGCAGATGTGAATGAACTGGAATGGAGACCTGGCATGATTGTTCGTGGTGTCAAGGAAATCCCGGTTCAACTTAAATAA
- a CDS encoding ribosomal protein L7/L12 produces the protein MEMNTLVWIVLSLLILVLLVRVTSLQRQLNELKRDVERLENGSTVSARSDFNYTLSPKEASPSQSNPPGQTDLDLELLTLIQQGKKIMAIKRLREARGLSLKEAKDYVDSLDR, from the coding sequence ATGGAAATGAACACCTTGGTATGGATCGTTCTGTCGCTTCTGATCCTTGTATTGTTGGTTCGAGTCACCAGCCTGCAACGCCAATTGAATGAATTGAAAAGAGATGTGGAGCGCCTGGAGAACGGTTCAACCGTCAGCGCCCGCTCCGATTTCAATTACACCTTGTCGCCCAAGGAAGCATCTCCTTCCCAATCAAACCCACCGGGTCAAACTGATCTGGATTTGGAGCTGCTTACACTTATACAACAAGGGAAAAAAATTATGGCGATCAAACGACTGCGTGAAGCCAGAGGTCTTTCGTTGAAGGAAGCCAAAGACTATGTTGATTCCCTGGATCGGTAA